The Malus sylvestris chromosome 8, drMalSylv7.2, whole genome shotgun sequence genomic interval ctctctctctctctctctctctctctctctctgcaacaaATTCTTGCTAAACTTGTTTATGCTACGAGTCCGTTAGAGTTACAGAATAATACCGCTAAAAATAAAATCACGTATTCAAATATGACGaccacttatttttttttaacaattattGATTGAGTAATGTCTCTACGTActcaattaattaattcatgTGAACAAATGATTGATTGATGGATTCATTTTTGTACATGATGATATATGTATGTCTGCTGAATCTGCGCGCATGCTTGCATGCAGGGTTTCATATTATTGTCAGTCCAAGCTCATGTTCCGCAGCTAAAGCCACCCCCATGCAACGTTAATAACGGAGAGGAGTGTGTAGAGGCAAAAGGGTTCAAGTCACTAATCTTCTTCGTAGCACTTTACTTGGTGGCATTGGGAAGTGGCTGTGTGAAGCCTAACATGATTGCTCACGGGGCTGACCAGTTCAACCCAGATGACCCAAAGCAGTCCAAGAAACTCTCCACCTATTTCAATGCTGCCTACTTTGCCTTTTCCATGGGTGAACTCGTCGCCCTCACTCTTCTCGTGTGGGTCCAAACTCACTCTGGAATGGATGTTGGCTTTGGAGTCTCAGCAGCCGCCATGGCGATGGGGTTGATCAGCTTGGTTTCTGGCACCCTATATTACAGGAACAAACGACCTCAAGGAAGCATACTCACTCCCATTGCTCAAGTATAATATTTGAACTTTTACTAATTAAACTTTTCAATTtaatctttttaattaattagtaatttaTATGGAATCTAACATATCTCACGGGTTAATCAGGAATGGTTCGTATAATCggttataaatatatatactgtTTTGATGTGCATGTGTCGGTATGCAATTTTGTTggattatcatttttttttttaaaagattaACATGTGGTTGGCGAATAATATGAGATTCTACACATGCACGTAAACAAATGAATATATAATATcttattattttcctttttaggTTTTTGTGGCTGCAATACTAAAGAGAAAGCAGGTCTGTCCATCTAATCCACAGATGCTTCATGGAAGCCAAAACAATGCGCTAAATGACAATGCTACTTTCTCTTCTGACGCTGGCAGCTTTCTTCACACTGAAAAGTTCAGGTACAAATACAAGGACCTTGAAAATTTAATATAACAGTTACAAATAGAagcatattttaaaaattataataattttatatgttgaattaaattttaattatctGAATACATGAATTTGATAAATGAGGATATATGAATTCGGAGAAGACCCATGTCCCAAATACAAAAGGAGAAAACACGTATATCcttatttctattattttatgACCTACAATGGGAGCATCTTGTTTTCCACGCTCGTGTGCATGTCTTCTAATTCGGCCAATTATTTTCCCACTTGTAAAAACAGTCCCCTTTTTTGAAGAAGGAAACAGATCCTTTCTGGATCTTCTCACTGAGAATTCGGATGATTAATTGATATTAATCCTTCTTCAAAGATCGTGCTATCAtaattaaatgttttttatattttcaagcTTCAATTTgtgtgaaaaatagaaaaaactaTGGCTACATGATCTTTGATAAAGGGTTGCTATCAATTGATCTCCAAGAACCCCAATAaggagatccggagaggatctggtTCCTTTTAAGAAGATTGTTCATCGCTTTGAGATtgttataaaattaaaagaacGATAGTTTTATtcacacttatttttatttctcaaacacttaattttacttttcacacacatttgttaattttttaccattgatttttttttcaattcatttcatttaacaactaaaaataaaaataagtgtgtaaaaaataaaaatgattgtGTGGATAGAGTTATCCTTTAAGGAACTATAcatttttctcatattttttgttgatatGATTCTCAAAAGGTAACCTTGTTTTTTATGTACCATTACACCTTGGTGGTGTTGCAAATGCATTTATATTACTAGGTTGAAATGTCAATATCATACTGTAAATTAATGTCGTtcatccacattgtaacaccgaATTAATAACATCACATGGTTGTATGgttgtcattttcacttgacATACATTGTTCAATCATTCTGTGCTAGCTTGAGTTCTTGAAAATTGGCTGCAACGAtgaattcacaaattctagttTCTAAAGTGATCAAAATCAAAACAATGACGATAAATCGATCAAAGACTAACTACATATCAATTAGATATTAAAAGTGATCATTTCACCAATTGAAATTAGTTCATTATTTTAGCCAATTTCCTTAAGTTTTTTGTGCCTAGTAGTTGTCCAACAACTAGCTATAGCCATGATAGTTACTTGAGAATGCTTGTATAAATGTGTATTGTGTTTTCTAGTAATCACGCATGCTTGAGTAATATCTTCCAAATTAATTCATGATGATCAGGTTCTTGGACAAGGCCTGCATTAAAATTCAAGATCGCACTAACTCAAAGGAAAGTCCGTGGAGATTGTGCACCGTTACTCAAGTGAAGCAAGTAAAAATACTTCTTTCAGTCATCCCAATTTTTGCTTCCACCATAATTTTCAACACAATTTTGGCTCAGCTCCAAACTTTCTCGGTCCAACAAGGAAGTATGATGAACACCAAGCTAACCAAATCCTTCCATATACCTCCAGCTTCACTTCAATCCATCCCTTACATCATTCTTCTCATCCTTGTCCCTCTCTATGACACTTTCTTTGTTCCATTTGCTCGAAAATTCACCGGTCACGATTCCGGTATCTCCCCATTAATGAGAATAGGGTTTGGACTCTTTTTTGCGACGTTTTCGATGATCGCGGCTGCCATCATGGAGGAAAAGAGAAGGGATGCAGCTATACATTCGAACCAAATAATTTCCATTTTTTGGATCACCCCACAATTCTTGATCTTTGGATTATCGGAAATGCTCACTGCCGTAGGCCTCATTGAGTTCTTTTACAAACAATCCTTGAAAGGGATGCAAGCATTTTTAACTGCCTTGACCTATTGCTCCTATTCATTTGGGTTTTACCTGAGCTCCCTGCTCGTCTCTCTGGTGAATAAGATCACAACATCCTCAGGTGGTGGCGTTGGTGGTGGTTGGCTGGGTGACAATAATCTCAACAAAGACAGACTGGACCTTTTCTATTGGTTGCTGGCAGGCCTCAGCTTCCTCAACTTCCTCAACTATCTATTTTGGTCTCACTGGTACTCTCACACCCCTTCATCTTCATCAGCACCAAGTGCACTACCCCAGCTGCATGGTCATGACACTGCTCGCACGGAGGATTATAACCATCATAGACTGGATGATAATATACCATAATTTATTTAAgaatatttagggtttttaagaAAATAACTGTGAATTAATGAAGGTGATTAATATATATAGGGCTCGATTGAGGCTCTGATCGATCGACAGcgtacacacatatatgtaacCATTATAATATGCACTACTCACATGCTATGCATGTATAAGGGTATCCAAATTACTCTATATCAATAAGAGCATATATAATGGAGAGATGTAAAGTTTGAGATGTAAAACTTGTATTTAgatatgttttatatatatttctgtAAGATGTAAATGTGAAATCTACTCTAGTGAGAGATGTAATTTGGACCACATTTACCTTTTTCTCTTTGACTGATAGGTCTCGTCTTTGAGatgtaaaacaaaaataaaaataaattgtaaagtTTACATTTTCTAACCATTATGagtattttaaatttcatccATTTGAGAGCTTTCCGGTTAACCAAAAATGAAAATGCTTATTCCAAGAAATTTTGCGTCTCTCGTTACATATATGCTGTAAGGTGAGGCCGTGTTTAATGTGCACTCATCTTATATTTctttgagtaaattgtacaaatggtccctcaactttaatcaaattggagcaatggtccctcaactaaaaattcattaccattggtcccttaacttatcaaaatgtgtagctattgtccttttcatcaattttgtcaaaattttgtcaaaataagctatgttggaatgaccatttatataattagggtcccttaactcatcaaagtatataattatggttcttttcgtcaactatgtcaaaaaatttgtcaaaacgagttatattggaaggaccattgttacaattgagttaaagttaaaggaccatttctccacttgaattaaagttcagggaccaatggtaatggatttttagttgagggaccatagctgcacgttttgataagttgagggaccaaaggtaatggatttttagttgagggaccattgctccaatttgattaaagttgagggaccatttgtacaatttactctatttcttttttcatttgttttgggAAATTCTACGGTACcctttaataaaaaaagagtATTAGTACCATCTAATTTGAACGTTGATAGTTGCAAAGCAATCATGTTCAAGTATAATATTCTACCTTTATATTGTAATATGGTCATGGTAATACTTAAAGACTTGTTTCCATTACACTACCAACGTTGATGATTACACATGCATGTCTTATTACAACATAGATGTAAATTATTACTAGGAAACGTCATGAAAGTACATAACATCGTAAGTCACTTATGACCTCCCTACCATAACATATAATAGTTGTAAACACACAAAACAGGTAATCACCGTTACACTATAATTGTTAATTTACACTCTGATGTTACATAATAATCACGCTATAACTAATTACGCAAAATGATGTTATTACTATAACaatgttggtttttattttgtgGACGTCATATTAGATTATAAAGGTAGAACAATATACTTTGACGTAATTGCATTACATTGCCAACATTCAAATTAAGTGGTATCCATACCCCTTTTTATTAATAGCATACTAGTCCGCTCCCCAAAGAAAGCACCCCTGTAGGCAAATACGTATTGAATACATTTCAAATCACTTTGAACTTTTTATTTGGAAAGAAACCAAACATATTTATATAATTAAGATGTAGAACCATGCATATTGAGTGGGTGCCAAATTAAGATGAAAGATGTTTCATGTTTGGCAATATATCATTAGAAATGAATGGACttggttttttcttctttgcaagGAATTTGAGTAATTAAGAAAAGGGAAGGAGGATATCTCGCATCGTGCCTTATCCTTTGATTCTCTGAATGTGATAAAGGCAGATACGCAAGTGGTAGGATAGCTATTGTTACTGTAGTGAAGTGATGATTTGTTACTTGAAATTAAGGGAGAGGGATCGAGAGTCTCCTCTCCTCCACCTCTCCTCCACCTGTAGGCTGTAGAGTGTAGAGGAAATCTAACCACCATGAGGCTTGAGgtgatgcatgcatgcataaggAACATGATGATGAGTAATACTTTTCAACAAGCAGTGAAAATAAGGGCCCCTTTTCAACAAGAGAGACATGTCTCAAACATGTTTTGATGTTGGTGGTGTCGGAATCATATATAAAGATGAAAAATATAAGGGCCCCCTTTGCTATCCTTTTGAATGAAACTTCTCTCGTGCAAATGCTACGTCCATAATCTATATGTTTGCCAAAAGATTAGCATGTCTGTCTAAGGAGGCCCCCTCCTCCACTCCATCGGCAGATTCACCACCACGAGCACAAAGTACTGCAACTTTAACTTTTTTACGTTTCAAAGTCATGAATCAGGATGTTTATGTCTTTGAAGTTGTTCACTGAATAATCCCTGCTTTTCAATTAGGTCCGTGAAAATGCCTCAACCCCAATTGTATCTCCTAAGCGCTGGCCCGattaattgttaacatgccacctcAAACTATATTCTACATGTTCCTCCATAGTCATAACCCACTAGTCTAAATATCTTGTGTCTTTTAGCGCATCTAGAATTTAGTGTTAGAAAGTGAGTATGATCGTGAGAGTTAGAACTAGTCATAATGTTCTTATTAAAGAGTTTCAAATTGTTCTAATCagtttgaaattgaaattttaagTGAATCTTTATACTTAGCACTCATAGTTGAATTGGAATTGTATGTTAGTTTCCTATACTGTTTTTAATAGAGAAATCACAAGAATTATTTCAATATAAATAGTAGTTACTGCTCTCATAGAATAACACGCTTATTATTAGACTTAGACCTACTGTAAATCTGATATTGTTTCAACAAGAGAGGAGAAGTTTACTGTTGAAGTCGGCTATGACTTCATCTTCTATGTTATTTTTAGAGATCAAATTATTCTTACATGTGATATTAGTTGTAAACTCTGATGATTTTTCCATTAAGGATTGATTTGTCCAGATGAATTGAACCCATCTTCTTTGTTGATTTTGGTTGTCCTTAAATAATAGTGCATACTTGTGTCAATGTTAAATGTCTCGCATGCATCAATCGTTAATTGTGAATGGTTATTTGAATATCAAGAGTATGCATCGTTTTGTTGATTCATGAGTTTGCTAACAAATTAAGATATATACATTATGcgagtgtgtatatatatagtggTATAAAGGACACTGTTAATATGCATCGATCAATTCACCAATATCATTCATGCCTCCATGTGTATGAAACGTTTTGGTGGCAAGTATATATGTCAGTTGCTTTGTGATTTTGTTCTGATAGCATACATACATATGACTGGAATCTGTCCGCGAGTTTTTTCTGCGAGGACTGGaggaaattgatttttaatactTCATGAGGCTGTGAAGGGAAATTTGAAGCCCCGGAGCGGATGATCAACTTTGATCATGATGCTGGCAAATGGTGGAAGAATGACTACGAAGCAGGCGATACAAAGTTTAAGGAGAATATTTTCGTTGATTTCATTTCATGAATCCTTGTAATTAAGCCTATACAGAGTTGGTTGGACTTGTAAAATAAGAGTTCGGAGAGTTGTTCGTTTTCATCACACACATCCCTTCTTGCTCTTCCTTTCAAGTCTTTTCCGACCGAGACGGGGATAATTGGATTCACCATGCGGGGGGGCGCAGAGCAGAGTGCATGGAAAGTAAATGCAAAAACTGTTCGCGTGGGTTTTTCACACGGATCAAAATCAATGGGAGTCGAACCATTGCTTCATTTCAAGACATAAACGCGTAACACAATACAACTCTTAAGGCAATAATAAACACGACACGAGGGTAAGAACAATGCATATGGCAATGGCATACCACGGGTTTTGAGCTAACAAGTTCTGACTAAACCTTTTCACAAGGTACAGGGAGGGCAGGTAGACTGTTTTTCTTCGTCGCTATGCAAGTGCAGGGAGTCTATGGACCTAAGGAGCCTCTTCATCATTCTCACCCGTTCCCCCTTTGAGGTGCAAGTGTTTTTCCCTCTTCTGAAAATCTGTCAAGCCCTTCCCACTTCCAGTCACCCCAACCTTCCCAAAAGGATCATCAGGAGACTTGAAAATGCTCTCACGCTTGCGTCCAGAAAAGAAACCAATCTGAAAATGTAACAAGTTATAGCTCTGGATAAGTGACTCAATTGTCTGCTTAAATACCAAACCAATTCTTGAGAAACAAGCTAGTTGAAAATTGATCATTATGATTTGTCAGGTAAAACCCTTTTTAATAGGTACAAGTACAACGGCAACAAGAGGTCACTAACAAGATAAACAAAAGGCTACCTTTTTGTCTTTTAAACCTATAATGAAACATTTCATTACAAAATAAGAGAAGTTTAAAACGAGACAGTTGCAACAGTTTATCTAATCTGTAATGTGTTCACCTCTTGTGATGAGGCACACTTAAGGCAACTCACCGCCTTTGAAAACACTATTTTGATTAAGAGAAGCactccaaaagaagaaaaagctaCCAAAGTAAAAATTTGGAAACACTCCAGAGGCGCGCAGACAAATTAAAGCAGCCGATATTCTTGTCCCTTGAAAAACAGCAACCAGACAACAGTGCAAACACATTGAAATTCAAAATGTCGAGCTAACATACCTTCTTAGTCTTGCCTTTGGTTGTTTGGAACTGTTGCCAAGCATTTTGACGTTTATTCTGTGTAACTTCCAGTTGTTCCATCCTCATCTTCGACTTGAAAGCATGTATCTTTTTGCGTTTGGTAACTTTCTGTAGATTTTGAAGTTGGCAAGAATCAGTccccaaaaaaaacaaacaagttGTCAGAACACATTTAAAAACATTATACATAACTTTTAGGGTTTAAGAAAATAATAGAagatgccaaaaaaaaaaaaaaattgattgctACCAAACTAGCACTAAAATATAGGAATGGGAATCAGTTCACTTCCAAACCTTCCACTGTGTTTACTATACTAGCACACAAGGAATCGGAAAAGTGTTAACTTCCTCTTAAAATCTGTAATAAATACCTCAATATCAGGAATCAGTTGATCCAAttccctttccttttcctaTTTCTAAGTTCTCCCATTCCTTCCTTATTCCATTTCTATTAAGTAAACATGCCCTGAGATTTTAACTTTTGGACCACCATTTTTGTCCTATGAATATTTTATCACATCCACACTTCTGTACAGTAAAATACTAACCAAATAGATTTAGACAGATAGATAAAATACCACATCCTCTGGATCATCAGGTTCTATACGAAGTTTTGGTGGTAAACTTCGTGATTGGAAGTCAATAGAAGAAGCTTGTGCAATCTTCCTTTTGAGTGCTTGTTTTGTGGCCTCAGCAACCCTTTCAGCTTCCAGCAATGCATTGACAGCCCCTTCTTGAATTGGTCTTACATTGTCTGGATCCACCTGAAGTAAGAAAAAGTATCAGTGGCTGACCACAATTACattttaaaagaagaagaacGTATGAGCCAAAATAAATGTAAGGACATGCAATAAAAAATGGAGATCAGTCATGAAAACAAAAGTGATCCACAACCTCAAATATTAAGTTAACTTCATCGCAAATTTTAAGAcgagaaaaaggaaaaactaCGTTGTCATTTCAAAATTGAATAATATTAATAGGTGACATAACTTTCAAAAAGCAAATAAAGCATCACTCTATTCACAATGTCAATTCTATGTATGAACAGATAAACCTTCATTCCACCAGAATAAAACAcgtttcaatcaaagaaaataaatataataaaaccaGATTTTAAAGACAACTACCTTAACAAttcaacctctctctctctctctctctcaacctcGATATGAACATGATCAATAGAAAGAAGAATGTCTTAATGAATTATAAACATATTAATTCAATGTGTATGAGAAACCATACCTCTTCTTTATTCCCCCAGCTATCATAAGTAACGAAATACCCATTTGGAGTAAGAGACTCGATTGTGGCATCATACCTGGACATTCAACTAATCAACCacagacaaaaagaaaagaaaggtaaAGCAAATGTAGAAAATTGTAAACACAAATCTACTGAAATAATCTCTATTTTTTCTCACATACCACTCCCCATCTTCACTCCAAACAGCTTGAACTTTTGTGCCCACAGAAAACTTGTCATGATAATCGGAAATATTCCCTGAATCCTGCACAAGGAATGATTATAACATAACCACAACAGGACACGAGAAAGATACAACATAAGAAAACACTAATGACAGTAATACCAGCTTTGTTTGGGTCAACAGAAAAATTCATTTGAAAAGGgtttaataaaaaggaaaaagctCTATAGATAAACCTTACAAAAAGCACTACAGTAGTATCAGCTTCATAACATGCATTATTAAAGGTCACTGAATGTGGGAACAAATTCCACATTGGGTTACCAAGTATGCTTTTAAATTCTTCTGAAGTTGAAATATATGTTGTAAACAGCAGGAAGTTTTTATATAGAACCCCGGTCCAGCGCCTTTTGAGAAACAAAACTCTGTTCATGTAAGTCATTCTCAAGCCACACACAAAAAAAGCATATTTCTACATAGCCATTTACCACATAACTCATTGTAGGAGTAACCCTGTCAAAGCATAAAGCATATTTTCCctaacaaaaacaacaaaaaaacacaaaaataaaacgaaaataaaaaaattcatgagGATGTCAACTTACATTTTCATTCCTCTGAGTCT includes:
- the LOC126632876 gene encoding protein NRT1/ PTR FAMILY 4.3, coding for MEQRRQNHKVEAIDTSEMAEEMTVDWRGRPSNPTKHGGMRAAAFVLGLQSFEIMGIAAVGNNLITYVINEMHFSLSNSANVVTNFIGTVFLLALVGGYVSDSYLGSFWTMLIFGFVELSGFILLSVQAHVPQLKPPPCNVNNGEECVEAKGFKSLIFFVALYLVALGSGCVKPNMIAHGADQFNPDDPKQSKKLSTYFNAAYFAFSMGELVALTLLVWVQTHSGMDVGFGVSAAAMAMGLISLVSGTLYYRNKRPQGSILTPIAQVFVAAILKRKQVCPSNPQMLHGSQNNALNDNATFSSDAGSFLHTEKFRFLDKACIKIQDRTNSKESPWRLCTVTQVKQVKILLSVIPIFASTIIFNTILAQLQTFSVQQGSMMNTKLTKSFHIPPASLQSIPYIILLILVPLYDTFFVPFARKFTGHDSGISPLMRIGFGLFFATFSMIAAAIMEEKRRDAAIHSNQIISIFWITPQFLIFGLSEMLTAVGLIEFFYKQSLKGMQAFLTALTYCSYSFGFYLSSLLVSLVNKITTSSGGGVGGGWLGDNNLNKDRLDLFYWLLAGLSFLNFLNYLFWSHWYSHTPSSSSAPSALPQLHGHDTARTEDYNHHRLDDNIP
- the LOC126632877 gene encoding uncharacterized protein LOC126632877 isoform X1: MEGEGGEELSIQELASNLSTYKDQLHQVKELLADDPANSEYVDMERELNEVIALTEELLATAKQNQNSGLDFGTSDSTSPSLPQTQRNENDSGNISDYHDKFSVGTKVQAVWSEDGEWYDATIESLTPNGYFVTYDSWGNKEEVDPDNVRPIQEGAVNALLEAERVAEATKQALKRKIAQASSIDFQSRSLPPKLRIEPDDPEDVKVTKRKKIHAFKSKMRMEQLEVTQNKRQNAWQQFQTTKGKTKKIGFFSGRKRESIFKSPDDPFGKVGVTGSGKGLTDFQKREKHLHLKGGTGENDEEAP
- the LOC126632877 gene encoding uncharacterized protein LOC126632877 isoform X2; its protein translation is MERELNEVIALTEELLATAKQNQNSGLDFGTSDSTSPSLPQTQRNENDSGNISDYHDKFSVGTKVQAVWSEDGEWYDATIESLTPNGYFVTYDSWGNKEEVDPDNVRPIQEGAVNALLEAERVAEATKQALKRKIAQASSIDFQSRSLPPKLRIEPDDPEDVKVTKRKKIHAFKSKMRMEQLEVTQNKRQNAWQQFQTTKGKTKKIGFFSGRKRESIFKSPDDPFGKVGVTGSGKGLTDFQKREKHLHLKGGTGENDEEAP